In one Arachis duranensis cultivar V14167 chromosome 9, aradu.V14167.gnm2.J7QH, whole genome shotgun sequence genomic region, the following are encoded:
- the LOC107466248 gene encoding uncharacterized protein LOC107466248, with protein sequence MGTNTGKDLPWIIHGSIMGISNTNYNSILHINDDFQEVKDFRKSVIISGVPAATQVSQIPGEPTYSLEEDLLNHSIYKPISELKDSIENGLFVTIGTVISIDPKNGWWYKSCKHCFHSLQEAENSYHCATCETYPSSHTPRFSINMRVADETDTASFLLYDKEASKFLGISASDLRLAQLTRGGVNEEYPIELNSLMGKKFLFKVSVKMEDLNAFQPCRIIVTKLCADNSVITKFTAKTSFDEHNMGMENSELLSMNTDSAETPKGTTSPSVETLSQGTNDGFSTPNDKIITGGWSKKLIDVYPDSARASSSSKCRKVTEGATATIVEIHDE encoded by the exons ATGGGCACAAATACGGGGAAGGATTTGCCGTGGATCATTCATGGGA GTATAATGGGTATATCAAACACCAACTACAATTCCATTCTGCACATCAACGATGATTTTCAAGAGGTCAAGGATTTTCGCAAGAG TGTCATAATATCAGGTGTACCTGCTGCAACTCAAGTTTCTCAAATACCGGGAGAGCCGACATATTCACTCGAAGAGGACCTACTTAACCATTCCATTTATAAGCCCATCTCCGAGCTGAAGGATTCAATTGAG AATGGGCTCTTTGTCACTATTGGCACGGTTATATCCATTGATCCTAAGAATGGGTGGTGGTACAAAAGTTGCAAGCATTGCTTCCATTCTTTACAAGAAGCCGAGAACTCATACCACTGTGCTACGTGTGAGACATACCCATCGTCTCACACTCCAAG GTTTAGCATAAACATGCGAGTTGCTGATGAGACCGATACGGCTTCTTTCCTACTGTACGATAAGGAGGCGTCCAAATTCCTTGGTATATCCGCATCTGATCTCAgactcgcacaactaaccagg GGTGGAGTTAACGAGGAATATCCAATAGAGCTTAACTCACTGATGGGAAAGAAATTTCTGTTCAAAGTATCTGTCAAAATGGAAGATCTTAATGCATTCCAACCATGTAGGATAATTGTTACTAAGCTCTGTGCGGACAACTCTGTTATCACAAAATTTACTGCGAAGACTAGCTTTGACGAG CACAATATGGGTATGGAGAACTCTGAACTGCTGAGCATGAACACTGACTCTGCTGAGACCCCAAAG GGTACAACCTCTCCCTCTGTTGAGACTTTATCCCAGGGAACAAATGATGGATTCTCAACTCCAAATGATAAAATTATCACTGGTGGGTGGTCTAAGAAGCTGATCGACGTGTACCCCGATTCTGCCcgtgcatcatcatcatccaaaTGCAGGAAAGTGACAGAGGGTGCCACTGCAACCATTGTCGAGATTCATGATGAGTAG